The following are from one region of the Lineus longissimus chromosome 19, tnLinLong1.2, whole genome shotgun sequence genome:
- the LOC135503077 gene encoding uncharacterized protein LOC135503077, with protein sequence MIVKPVLLAVIASCMQSSTAKWTSYESDFEFECPSLHHLNRMNSQYNGRNDRKWEYGCTEGFVGEDCIWSEDIVEQEGSIVFYCGNDEGDDLDTLMNPKVKPVITGVKSRYNGGKGRIWTYKCCKLNTKPATECRTERDINKWGETMVKDFQVDRAMYGLTSFIPVEKLEQGNRGDRLWSINTCLYVGCQVRKLEVVNPIETVDEGETMIGINADQTCSKDTSTLKLYRTDSVTRTAAFTIANGRDYNWATSLQVSATLTAGFLGSGTTLSYGAEHTRGGATTIERAETDETSTGSEDSTGKDLSYDGPGAAMIIGTINRYRLNTNDIDVDVISTCGDGTEWRKTTQMNVRGSTYGKAFYRTRRATFLPGRCGSESENCIGGISGGNDADTIFRHFQNCIGDAGDVQIKRR encoded by the exons atgatagtcaaaccagttcTCCTGGCGGTAATCGCCAGCTGCATGCAGAGCAGCACGGCCAAATGGACTTCCTACGAAAGTGATTTCGAATTCGAATGTCCAAGTCTCCATCACCTGAACAGGATGAACAGCCAATACAATGGTAGAAACGACAGAAAATGGGAGTACGGTTGTACGGAAGGATTCGTGGGAGAAGATTGTATTTGGAGCGAAGATATAGTCGAACAAGAAGGCAGCATTGTCTTCTACTGCGGCAATGATGAGGGTGATGATCTTGATACACTCATGAATCCAAAAGTCAAGCCAGTTATAACCGGTGTTAAGTCTCGTTACAACGGTGGTAAGGGAAGGATCTGGACTTACAAATGCTGTAAG CTCAATACGAAACCTGCGACTGAATGTAGAACCGAGCGTGACATCAACAAGTGGGGTGAAACCATGGTAAAAGACTTTCAGGTCGATCGAGCGATGTACGGACTCACCTCGTTCATCCCGGTGGAAAAATTGGAACAGGGCAACAGAGG CGACCGCTTATGGAGCATCAATACCTGTTTGTACGTCGGTTGTCAGGTAAGGAAGCTCGAAGTTGTAAACCCCATTGAAACCGTCGATGAGGGAGAGACCATGATAGGAATCAATGCTGACCAGACCTGCAGTAAAGATACGTCAACGCTCAAATTATACAGAACCGACTCCGTAACCCGAACTGCGGCTTTTACCATAGCAAATGGTCGTGATTACAACTGGGCTACTTCGCTCCAAGTCAGTGCCACATTAACTGCTGGATTCCTTGGTTCTGGTACGACACTAAGCTATGGTGCGGAACATACACGAGGCGGAGCCACAACCATCGAGAGGGCAGAAACGGATGAAACGAGTACAGGTTCCGAGGACTCGACTGGTAAGGATTTGTCATACGACGGTCCCGGTGCGGCTATGATCATCGGCACCATCAACAGATACAGGCTCAACACAAACGACATTGACGTCGACGTCATCTCTACCTGCGGCGACGGTACCGAATGGCGAAAGACGACGCAGATGAACGTGCGCGGTTCGACCTATGGGAAGGCATTCTACCGCACGCGACGGGCAACATTCCTGCCCGGACGATGTGGCTCAGAGTCAGAGAACTGCATCGGCGGTATAAGCGGAGGGAATGACGCTGATACGATCTTTCGACACTTTCAAAACTGCATCGGCGATGCGGGTGATGTTCAAATAAAAAGACGCTGA